A part of Phoenix dactylifera cultivar Barhee BC4 chromosome 2, palm_55x_up_171113_PBpolish2nd_filt_p, whole genome shotgun sequence genomic DNA contains:
- the LOC103720505 gene encoding GATA transcription factor 1-like, with the protein MVEPLEEPPEGCLAADDLLLLDFPSDLELNPPPHRRNRNPPLPAAAGGLQDQSLLDILDSTVIPAVDGLAGLAAEGGGDGEDEEDLEWLSNKDAFPALETSFEIPTHSRSSSGGGTGSSNSAAATAAEGARPSPVSVLAVAARSRVPVRPRSKGRRLRRRVLAALSPSVAARELKERRRCRHCDAEETPQWRAGPEGPKTLCNACGVRYKSGRLVPEYRPAASPTFSAAIHSNSHRRIMEMRRRNSVRSRRTGRPPATALVSGSSL; encoded by the exons ATGGTGGAGCCCCTCGAAGAGCCGCCGGAGGGTTGCCTCGCCGCCGACGACCTACTTCTCCTTGACTTCCCCTCCGACCTCGAACTGAATCCTCCACCCCACCGCCGGAACCGTAACCCCCCGCTCCCCGCCGCCGCCGGAGGGCTTCAGGACCAGTCCCTCCTTGATATCCTCGACTCCACGGTCATCCCTGCCGTCGACGGCCTTGCG GGCCTGGCggcggagggaggaggagatggcGAAGATGAGGAGGATCTGGAGTGGCTGTCGAACAAGGACGCGTTTCCGGCGCTGGAGACTTCCTTCGAAATCCCCACCCATTCACGGAGCAGCAGCGGCGGCGGGACCGGGAGCAGCAACAGCGCCGCCGCCACGGCGGCGGAGGGGGCGAGGCCGAGCCCGGTGTCGGTCCTGGCCGTGGCGGCGCGGTCCAGGGTGCCGGTGCGGCCGAGGAGCAAGGGGAGGCGGCTGCGGCGGAGGGTACTGGCCGCGCTGTCCCCGTCGGTGGCTGCGAGGGAGTTGAAGGAGCGGCGGCGCTGCCGGCACTGCGACGCGGAGGAGACGCCGCAGTGGAGGGCCGGACCGGAGGGACCGAAGACGCTGTGCAACGCGTGCGGGGTACGGTACAAGTCCGGGCGGTTGGTGCCGGAGTACCGGCCGGCGGCGAGTCCCACCTTCTCCGCCGCCATACACTCCAACTCCCACCGCCGCATCATGGAGATGCGCCGCCGCAACTCCGTCCGCAGCCGGCGGACCGGCCGCCCTCCGGCGACGGCGCTTGTTTCTGGGTCGTCGTTGTAA